The window ACAGCGGTGCTGCCACAGCAGCGGAGCGCCCGGCGCCAGCTCGGAAAGTAGAACAGCCATGGCCGCTCCCGGCGCCCCGCACCGCGCGTACGGTGGCGGTACGACCCGCGGGGAGGACCAGCCGATGAGCGTGCAGCCCGACCACGCACCCGTCACGCCGTACGCGCCCGCCCCGGGCGCTCCTGCCGAGCTGCTCGCGCAGCTGCGCGCCGACCGGCGTGCGGACCGGTGGGTGCCTGCCTTCGAGCAGGAGTGGGCGGCCGCGCTGGAGAGTCCGCCGCACGTTCTCCCTCGCCCGCCTGTACGAGGTCGTCCAGGTCTGGCAGGCCCGCGTCGCTTCCGCGCTGGCGGTCGACGTGTTCCTCGCCTCCGGCCGTGACGAGACCGGCTTCGTGGACCTGGAAGAGCTCCGGGGCAGGCGCCGGTGAGCGGTCAGCCGCCGTATGCGGTCCGGTTGTCGCCGCAGGCCGCGAAGGTGCTCGCCGAACTGCCCGAACACGCCGAAGAGATGCTGTGGGACGTCCTGGACGCCGCCGCAGCCGACCCGTGGGGATTCCCTCAGTGGGACGCCGGCGACCCCGAGGGCGAGGACGTCCGCATCGCGTCCGTCGGCCAGCTCTCCGTCATCTACTTCACAAACCGGCCGCTGCGCCACCTGTCCGTCCTGGACATCGTCTGGTTCGGATAGGCACACGTGACAACGCCCCGCCCCTGGCACTGCAGCCGCCGGGACAGGGCGTTTCGCACAGGCAAGCCCGCACTGCTCGGCTCATGCCCGGAGAGTTCCGCCATGGCAACGGTCGGTCCGAGCGATCGGCCAGGCACCTGCTCCGGGCGCTTCACTCCGGAGGCATCGCCCCGGGCAGCTGTCCGGCGAAGTCCAGCCACTGCTCGATGGTCCACACGACGACGCTGGAACGGTCGGTGGACATCCGCATCCACACCTCTTCGCCGCCGGGCATGAGCGCCACTTCCACGTGCGGCTCCTCCCACGTCCCCAGCGGGTACATCCACTCGATGCCGTCGGGCCACTTGCGCATCGCCACCGTGCGCACGCTCAGCGCCGCAGCCATGGCATCGAGGGCCGCCCGCGGTATCCGCACCTCCACCGGCTCACGATCGAACCCGGTCACCAGACCCCCTTTCCGCAGCGTGACGCACCGGCTCGCTGGCGCCTGACAGCCTGCCGGACGCAGGACCAGGACGACGTCGTCGAAGCGGTACGGGTGCTGCCTGTGCGGCTGCGTCCCCGCCCGGGCGGCAACGCGTATCCGCCTGAAGTGATCACCAGTTGCCGTGGGGGCGTTCGGCGCCGAGCGCGACTTCGCGGAGGCATTCGCGGCAGTCCGGCAAGCCGCTCGCAGGCCGGCCCTCTTCCTCCGACCAGCTGAAGCCGCACAGCGCCTTGGGCCAGCGCCTGTCGTCATCGGCGGCGGCGTGGGAGCCGTAGCCCGGAACGTTCCACGTGACCGGCGTCCCGCCGTCGTAGGGGGCACCGTCCGGCCAGTCGTACACGGGATCGGTGGTGGTGCAGCGCATCCGGAGGTCAGGGCCCTCCCACTTGACGCCCTGCCGGGCCTGAGCGGCCGCGTCGACGGCGTCCGCCAGCCGCTCGAACGACAGGTCGTAGTCCCTCATGTGGTCCCAGCTGCCCGGCTCCTGCTTGCGGACCACCGAACGGAACATCAGCAGCAGCCGCGCCAGGTCGTGCTGCCCGACCCGGACCGTGTCGGTCTGCGGGTCGTAGCCGTACGGGTCCTCGGGGCCAGTCTTCTTGGGCATCACACTTCTCCTACAAGCTGTCGTGGACGTCGGGCCCCACGGCCGCCCGGGCGAGCTCGACCGTGGCAAGACGCTCTGCCGGGTCCCGTCAACCGGCGTCGCTGGCCATGGAGCTGAAGGTCTCCCGCATGAGCTGGTCGGTGGCGCCGGGCTGTTCGACCAGGCTGTCGAAAAGGTCGGCCAGCAGCCAGAGCACGAAGTTGTGCACCAGGGCTTCCTTCGGCCGGATCGGCCCGAACTGGTTGCGCCAGGCCACGGTGTCCATGCCCATGGCCGCGGCCATGAGAACGCCGGTGACCATCGGTACCTGGGCAGGGTCGGCCAGTTCGAAGCCGGGCAGCTTGCGGATCACGGCCGGGATCAGATCACTGAGCGGATCGAGACGGTCCTCCTCCGCGCCGTCCTGCTGGCCGATGATGTGCGCGGTCAGCACACCCACCAGGAAGACCGTGCCCCAGGACACTTCCTCCCGGCCGTAGGTGTCCGTCGCGGCCTGGACACGCTGCTGCGCCTGCCGACGTTCCTCTTCTGACGTGCGCTTCTCTAAGATCCGGTACGAGTCCCATGCCCCGCGGACTGCCTCGTCAACGACTACTCCGTCACTGGTCATGCGCTGACCGTAGTGAGTCGGCGGATCGCGGCGGCAGTACTCGCAGGAACCGCTGGCTCGGATTCGGTCACGCAATTCGCTGCAACTTCGTGGCGCCCGCGTCGCGCGGCCCATCAGGCTGGATCCCGCATCGGAGCGCCGGGGACAAGGAGCGGTGACATGGCGGTTGCGGACAGCGTGGTGGCGAGCGACGAAGACGTGGAGTCGGTACGCCGGTGGGTGCGGCTCTCGTGCACCGAGCCGGGCACACATCTGCCCGCGCTGGCCACGATCGCGACGCAGCTCCAGCTGACGACGGCCGTGGTCCGCTCCGCCCTGGAACGCCTTGCCACCGAGGGGCTGGTGACCCTGCACGAGGGCTACCGCCACTACAGCGTCGGCACGATGTCCCCGACCGAGCGCGCGTACCGGCTCATCCGCACCGTGATCCACCGCAGCTTCCTGCCCGGCGAGCGGTTCATGACCCGCTTCGAGATCGGGCAGAGCTTCGACATTGGCACCAAGGAGGCCGCGGCCGCGGTGCGCCGGCTGGTCGCCGAAGGGCTGCTGGTGGGGCCGCGCGGGCAGTACGTCAACGAGTACGGCCCCGAACAGCAGCGCCGGCGCGTCAAGCAGCTGCGCGAGCGGGCCAGCGACCTGCGCCGCGAGGCCCTCGAACTGATGAGGGCCGCCCGGGAGGTCGAGCAACAGATGGAAGCCGAGGACGTCTTCAAGGTCGCGTAGCTGTCGGCGGCCCGAAAACTGCCACGCGCATCGCCGAAGCTGTGATGACGTCTTCGGCTACGAGCTCCATTTCCGCACCAACTCGCGTGTCTGGTACGACGCGGAGCACTGCCCGGCACGGGTGACCCGACCCGAGGGTCCGGGGATCACGGGGTTGGCGGCCGCCAACTTACGGCGCTGGGGTGATCTGCATGTTGGTCCTGCCGAGCTGCTCGCGCAGCTGAGCACCGACCGGCGCGCGGACTGGCGGGTGCCAAGCTCTTCGCCTATTACCAAGACGGCGCCAGAAGTGAAACGGGTGGGAAGCGGTTCGTAGTCCTTGTGAAAGGCTGGATGGCATCCAGGTCCGTCAGTGCGTCCGGGTTCTCCTGGGCGTTCGGATCAAAGATGGAAACATTTACCGTGACCGAATATGAGACCCGGTGGATGAACGAGTTTCGCGCTGCGATCCTCACCTTGAGGACCAAGACGTGACGCCCGGCTGGCTCGTTGGGACGCAGCGGTACGATCTTGGCGCCCATCTCGTCAACAGCCGCTATCGTGTTCGGCGCCCCCAAGAAGTTCCGCGGAGTGCTGAAGGACGCCAAAGATGCCGTCACTGTTGCTGCGACGCGCATGTTGGGATGCGTTCCGAACGCTTGTACCAGGCCGTCGGAATAGGGGATGAACGAGAACACGTCTTCCGTGGTAAGCGTGTCCGAGGATTGACGGGGGAAATCGAAGATCAACATCCCGCTATAGAAAGTAAGGACCTTGATATTCTGTGATACCGGCTCATGTCCTGCTCCAAGTGGCGACAGCCTATTCGGCCCCATATAGGGGGCGACTACATCATGCGGGGAACCTACGGCAGTTACTGGGAGATTGATAGCCATGGTCTGCTCCAAGTCGGAGTGATCCCCATTGGACGGTGCGTCAAATCGCAACCCCGCAAGGGGAAAAGCGGGCAATCGGACAACCGGATGCTGGCTGCCGGCTTGCCCCCCCAATGGTCCTATCGGCTCCTACCAGTATGTGCGTCCATAGGCGAGTCCGCCAATCGCACGCGAAACACCGACCGGGGCGCGGCCGCGCTCGACTACGGACTGTCCCGTACCCCATTCCGACGAGGATCGAAGACACCCGGCCGCGGAACAGCGCCGCAGTGATGTCCATGGCGAGCACCACCGTGTCGAAGACCCCGAGCCGGAAGCCGTGGTTCTGTTGACGGATTCCGACACCACTGGCAGCTGACCGGCTACCTGCTGCTCGATGCCGCCGACCGGTACTGGATCGACACCGTCGGCCTCTACCTCACCCGCTCCGGGATCCTCATCTCCTGGCCCGTCGACGACTACCTCGCCCGCTGGGCTCCTGCCGCTGCGAACTCACCGAGCTGCGCGGGTGTTCGCCGAACTGCTCACCGGATGCCGGGGCCAGGCCGACGCCCCGGTACTTCGGTACGGAGGAGGAGACCGAGCGTGTCCGGCAGCTGCTGCGCCGCCGGGCCCGGCGGCTGCCTGGTGTGCATCCAGCCCCTGCCCGAATCCACCCGCCGGCTCCGCAAGTTCTGCACTGCCTGGTGCGGCCGCGCCCAGGTCCTCCGGCGCCACGGACTGCTGTCCGCACCGCACAACAGCGCCAGGCCCGTCCCGGCGATGCCGTAATGGTGAAGACCGCAGCCCGATCCCGCACTTAGAGGGCTGCAGCGTTTTGACGGTGGTGTTTGGTGAAATTGTCCGCGGAACGTACGGAACTGCGGCAGACTGTGGTCCGACATAGGGTCGTCGTCGCTCGGCAGCTCCCGAACGGGTCCGCCAATTCCAGAGGTTGAGCGCCCACCGACGGACACCCTGCACTGGTTGCCCGCGGGTAGGCCCGGTGCTTGCGTTTCGACCCGCCACGTGACGTATCTGACCTGACAGAAGCCCCACTCAACTCTGGGGGCAGCTATCGGGCCCGCACGGTGGCTGCCCCCTCAAGGGTCGGATATGAACAAGTTGCTGCTGCGCTGCTTCTTGAGCACCGCATCAAACACGGCTGTCGCCCTCTCCAGCAGCTCGGAGGGCGCGGTATGAGTGGGCCTCATGATCTTCGCGTGACGGTGTTGCTTCTCGCCGGCATGATGGCGGCTTACGTCACCTACCAACATCCTGCAGCGGGGCCGCCTGTGGCGACTGGAGGTGTGGTCGTGACCGTTCTCTATCTCCTGATGAACGGCGACCGAAGTTGAGCATCCCAACTCGCCGGAATCTTCGTCACCTTCAGTCCGGCCGCGCGGCTTCTGACAGCGACGACGACCAGCAGCCCCAGCCCTGACGGCGGGGATCACGGGCCGGCGGCTGCAAGCCCCTGCTCTTAGAACACTGTCCGCAAGCCCCTGATGGCCTCCTGCACCGCCGCCTCGCCCTGGACCTCCAGGCACGCGTCCATCAACTTCTGCGCGGCACAGCGAAACGTCCCGTCCCCAGCGTTGCAGCTGTAGGGGACGGGACGTTTCGCTGCTAGCCGTGCCTGACCATGGAGGTCAGCGACGGATATGGACGATCGCGCCGCCGGCGAAGACGGCTCCGCCGAACAACGCCACAGCAGTGATCTGCTCCGTGTGCCCGAGTGCGGCCAGGAGGCAGATGGCGACCATGGCCAAGAGTGCAGTGATGGCAGGTGCTACCCGGCCCACCTGGGCGAGACGGGATGTCATTTCCCTTGCTGTACCGTTCCGAGGTGTCGCTTCAGGATTCATCTCTCGTGATTTCGCTCATGCGGATGTGATCTCAACGCGACACCGGGGAGTCCTCGGTCGTGCCCTCTGCCAGCGAAGCTCGGGCATGGCCTTCGGGGCTCCCCTTTTTTCGCGCTGGGGCCACGATGGTCGGGCGGGAAGGTACGTGCCCTGGCTGAGACCCCCCCCCGCGAAGAGATCAACGACGCTGAACTGCACCAGCAGTTGACGCCTAACGCTCCGCTGCGCATCCTGCACCCCCCTGTGGAGGGAAAGCCAATCCGGCACCCGTGGGAGTCACACGATCTTGCGTGTCCCGGGCGCCGAACTCGGATGCGCGCCGCTGGAAACGAGCTCGCCGTACGGCTGGCTGACACGGTGTGCCGCCTGGACCTCGACAACCGAGACTTCCGACCGACCGCGGCCAGCTCCGAGCTGCGCGGCGCGTTCGCCGAACTGCTTCCCGGGGCCAGGCCGACGCCCGGTACATCGTCGCCCGTCCCCGGCCTTGCAGATGCCGGGGACGTTTCACGTGGTGACCGGGGCTTCGGGCCTACTCGCCCGGCGCGTGTCCGACGGTTGCTGCTGGCGATGGGGCGGGTGACTCTGCCGGACTACCGTCTCCGAGGCCGAAAAGGAAACTCAGGATCACGACACTCGCAGCAGCACAGGTAACGGCAACTCCCAGGTCACCCTTGGTGGCCATGCCCGTATGCGCGTTCTGGCTGCGGTAGAACGCGATGCAGCCGACGACGATGCTGACCACAACGACGAAACCGTTGAGCGGCTGAATATGGAAAGTCACTGCGGGCCCTTGCCTCGATGAAGCCCTGGTTGGGGGGCCTCGACTGTCGGGGAGGGGCCTCGGAGGACCGTCGCATCGTGTTCGCTGACCGGTGTCGGCGTCTCGCCGTTTCACCAGTCACGACGCTCTGTGTACAGGAAGATACACAAGGAGTCACATCCGAGACCTTTTTTTTAAGGCCCGCGCTACTGCGGCGCAGAGGTGACTCGCTGCATCAGATGCTAACCCACAGCTACATCACGTGGTGCCATCATTGGAGTCTTCGCTCCCCGCTGTGCATACGTCCGCGTCTGCCGCCTTGGTCGGTACCGACGAGCACCAGGCCGTGCGCGCACTCCAGCAGTAGCCCCTGGCCCAGGCGATGGGTTCGACGGACGATTCCGCAGCCCCCGCCTCCCTATGCCGGCCGCGCCCGTTAGCTGCGGTCCTCGTACAGCTCGACGAGCTGCAGGTACTCCGCCGCTGGTACTCCCAGCCGGAGCGCGCGCGTACCGGCGGCAGGTAGTAGCAGGTGTCACAGCAGGTCTTGACCCACGGCATGCCACCCCAGTCCATACCGACCCAGACGACGCGCTTGCGGCCAGGGGACGGGCAGGTCTGGCACGTGGACGACGCTTCCCGGGTGGCTCGGTTGATCACCGCCCACACCTCGCGGCCCTGGTCGAGGGGACAGCTCTTCCAGCACAGATCGCCGAACTTCTCTTCCCAGTACGGCTGGGGGTGACCGGGCCAGACCTCGTCCAGCTCGCGCTCCGCCCGCCGGATGATGGGTGCCCAGCCCGCGCCATCGGCGCTGAACATGGTGTGCACGACAGTGGGCCTGGTCTCAGTCCGGAGAGCGGCCGTGTACTTCTCGCCGGTGGCGGCTTGTCGCTGACGGGCCCTCTGCGCGGCGGTCGTTCGCTTCCTGGGCATTGGATGCTCGCTCCTGGCGGTCTCCCACGCTCCCGCCGGATCGAGGTGCTGCCGGGGGGAAGCGGGCCCCGGAGGACCTTGGCCGGTCGATCACCTGACGGCGTGGGCGCTGGTGTCGGCGGGAGGCGTACGCATCTTGCCAAGCGGGATCGTACCGCGATGCCAGCCAGTGTTGGCGGGCGTGTCGTCGTACCCGCCGATGTTGGCCGTTCGACGCCCTGAGCGAACTGGACCCGCCCCGCACCGACTTCCTCCTGCCGCACGCGACCTGGACGGCTCCCACGATGGTGGAATCAGCCTCGATCTGGTAGCCACGCAATTTCACGGACATACCCCGCGCTCTCCTTTTCGCGGAATGTGGCGCGTAATCAGAAAATGCTCCCCGGAGCGGCGGGAGTGGCCCGGGGGTGTGGCGTCAGATCCCAGACTCTACACAGCCATGCTTAATGATGCATCACCCTTGCACCAACCTCCGCTCTCCAGGGTGACACATGGCCGATGCTCGCCGCGAAGCGCGCAGGTCGCGGTAGTATGCTGG is drawn from Streptomyces liliifuscus and contains these coding sequences:
- a CDS encoding GntR family transcriptional regulator, which translates into the protein MAVADSVVASDEDVESVRRWVRLSCTEPGTHLPALATIATQLQLTTAVVRSALERLATEGLVTLHEGYRHYSVGTMSPTERAYRLIRTVIHRSFLPGERFMTRFEIGQSFDIGTKEAAAAVRRLVAEGLLVGPRGQYVNEYGPEQQRRRVKQLRERASDLRREALELMRAAREVEQQMEAEDVFKVA